From a region of the Candidatus Binatia bacterium genome:
- a CDS encoding TrpB-like pyridoxal phosphate-dependent enzyme, with protein sequence MAKQTKYTLEEKDIPTAWYNIQADLPTPAPAVLHPGTHKPIGPGDLAPLFPMGLIEQEVSTRREIDIPGEVLDIYRLWRPSPLYRAHRLEKALDTPARIYYNYEGISPSGSHKSNTAVAQAYYNKAEGIKRIVTETGAGQWGSALAMACQFFGIECKVFMVKVSYEQKPYRKAVMETFGAQVTPSPSRETASGRAILEKDPNCTGSLGIAISEAVEIAAQDPGTKYALGSVLNHVLMHQTVVGLETIAKLKLAQDWPDIIIACAGGGSNLAGIAFPFIGRKLRGEDKGERIIAVEPAACPSLTKGKLTYDFGDTAHLTPLVKMHTLGSTFVPPGIHAGGLRYHGMAPLVSHVLNLGEMEAIAVPQLEVFDAAVKFARTEGIIPAPEPAHAIAITIREALKCKAEGKSRAILFNLCGHGHFDMQAYMDYFANKLQDYEYPADEVAMALAGLPSVEA encoded by the coding sequence ATGGCGAAGCAAACCAAGTACACGCTCGAGGAGAAGGACATCCCGACGGCCTGGTACAACATTCAAGCCGACCTTCCCACACCAGCGCCGGCCGTCTTGCACCCCGGCACCCACAAACCCATCGGGCCTGGCGATCTGGCCCCGCTGTTTCCGATGGGGCTGATCGAACAGGAAGTGTCGACCCGGCGTGAGATCGACATCCCCGGCGAGGTGCTCGACATCTACCGCCTATGGCGGCCAAGCCCGCTCTATCGCGCCCACAGACTGGAGAAGGCGCTCGATACCCCCGCGCGCATCTATTACAACTACGAGGGGATCAGCCCCTCGGGATCGCACAAGTCCAACACCGCCGTGGCGCAGGCCTATTACAACAAGGCCGAAGGTATCAAACGCATCGTCACGGAGACCGGCGCCGGCCAATGGGGTTCAGCGCTCGCCATGGCCTGCCAGTTCTTCGGCATCGAGTGCAAAGTCTTCATGGTCAAGGTCAGCTATGAGCAGAAGCCCTACCGCAAGGCGGTGATGGAGACTTTCGGGGCGCAAGTGACGCCCAGCCCCAGCCGGGAAACCGCCTCGGGTCGCGCCATCCTCGAGAAAGACCCCAATTGCACCGGGTCGCTGGGCATCGCCATCTCCGAGGCCGTCGAGATCGCCGCACAGGATCCCGGCACCAAGTACGCGCTCGGCAGCGTGCTCAATCACGTCCTCATGCACCAGACGGTCGTCGGCTTGGAAACGATCGCCAAGTTAAAGCTGGCGCAGGACTGGCCCGACATCATCATCGCCTGCGCCGGCGGCGGATCCAACCTTGCGGGAATCGCGTTTCCATTCATTGGCCGCAAGCTGCGGGGTGAGGACAAGGGGGAACGCATCATCGCCGTCGAGCCCGCGGCCTGCCCGTCGCTGACGAAAGGGAAACTGACCTACGACTTCGGCGATACCGCGCACCTGACACCGCTGGTCAAGATGCACACGTTAGGCAGCACCTTCGTGCCGCCCGGCATTCACGCCGGCGGCCTGCGCTACCACGGCATGGCGCCTCTGGTCTCGCACGTACTCAACCTGGGTGAAATGGAAGCGATTGCCGTACCGCAGTTGGAGGTCTTCGATGCCGCCGTGAAGTTTGCGCGCACCGAAGGCATCATCCCGGCCCCCGAACCGGCACATGCCATTGCCATCACCATCCGCGAGGCGTTGAAATGCAAAGCCGAGGGCAAGAGCCGCGCAATTTTGTTCAACCTCTGCGGGCACGGGCACTTCGACATGCAAGCGTACATGGATTACTTCGCCAACAAGCTGCAGGACTACGAGTACCCCGCCGACGAGGTCGCCATGGCCTTGGCGGGGCTGCCGAGCGTCGAAGCTTGA